From the Streptomyces syringium genome, one window contains:
- a CDS encoding bifunctional MaoC family dehydratase N-terminal/OB-fold nucleic acid binding domain-containing protein, translating to MSDLYRRLRAFEGRPATVSGEGREPVNVSMIRHWCEALGDTGPAYTGKDPVAPATMLQAWTMGGLSGSRSRSPAVDELFALLDDAGYTAVVATDCEQEYLQALRPGQTITFDSVIEAVSPRKTTRLGAGHFVTTRMEIRADGEPAGTHRFRVLKYAPRKTAKTANADNADNADNAAKAQAAERPRPVINRDNAGFWEGVAAHRLLFQRCDACGTPRFPWLPGCGSCGSPEWTAVEASGAGTVYSYVVMHHPPFPAFDPPYAVALVELAEGIRMISNITGVAADRVRVGMPVTLEFLRVAPDQELPVFRPAPMEVETS from the coding sequence GTGAGCGACCTGTACCGACGGCTGCGCGCCTTCGAGGGCCGCCCGGCCACCGTTTCCGGGGAGGGCCGGGAGCCCGTCAACGTCTCGATGATCAGGCACTGGTGCGAGGCCCTCGGTGACACCGGGCCCGCCTACACCGGCAAGGATCCCGTCGCCCCCGCCACCATGCTCCAGGCGTGGACCATGGGCGGACTCTCCGGTTCCCGGAGCCGCTCGCCCGCCGTCGACGAGCTGTTCGCGCTGCTCGACGACGCGGGGTACACCGCCGTGGTCGCCACCGACTGCGAGCAGGAGTACCTACAGGCGCTGCGGCCCGGCCAGACGATCACCTTCGATTCCGTCATCGAGGCGGTCTCGCCCCGCAAGACCACCCGGCTGGGGGCCGGGCACTTCGTCACCACACGCATGGAGATCCGGGCCGACGGCGAGCCCGCCGGTACGCACCGCTTCCGCGTCCTCAAATACGCGCCGCGCAAGACCGCCAAGACTGCCAATGCCGACAATGCCGACAATGCCGACAATGCCGCCAAGGCACAGGCGGCCGAGCGGCCCCGGCCCGTGATCAACCGGGACAACGCCGGGTTCTGGGAGGGCGTCGCCGCCCACCGGCTGCTCTTCCAGCGGTGCGACGCGTGCGGGACGCCACGCTTCCCGTGGCTGCCGGGGTGCGGGAGCTGTGGTTCGCCGGAGTGGACGGCGGTCGAGGCGTCCGGTGCAGGGACGGTCTACTCGTACGTGGTCATGCACCACCCGCCCTTCCCCGCCTTCGACCCGCCGTACGCGGTCGCCCTGGTCGAACTCGCCGAGGGGATACGGATGATCAGCAACATCACCGGGGTCGCCGCCGACCGGGTGCGGGTGGGGATGCCGGTCACGCTGGAATTCCTGCGGGTGGCCCCGGACCAGGAGCTGCCCGTCTTCCGGCCCGCCCCCATGGAGGTGGAGACGTCATGA
- a CDS encoding MaoC family dehydratase — MKPGDTLPPLTVPITRTLIITGAIASRDYKDVHHDPEAARAAGSPDIFMNILTTNGLVGRYITDHLGPGAVLRKVAIRLGAPNHPGDAMALTGTVTSVRGRTAEVAVVGANSLGRHVTGTVTVTLPEPEAETEPEATA; from the coding sequence ATGAAGCCGGGCGACACCCTCCCGCCGCTCACCGTCCCCATCACCCGGACCCTGATCATCACGGGCGCCATCGCCTCCCGGGACTACAAGGACGTCCACCACGACCCCGAAGCCGCGCGGGCCGCCGGGTCCCCGGACATCTTCATGAACATCCTTACCACCAACGGCCTCGTCGGCCGCTACATCACCGATCACCTCGGCCCCGGGGCCGTCCTCCGCAAGGTCGCCATCCGGCTCGGGGCGCCCAACCACCCCGGTGACGCGATGGCCCTGACCGGGACGGTCACCTCCGTACGCGGGCGGACCGCCGAGGTCGCGGTCGTCGGGGCCAACAGCCTCGGGCGCCACGTGACGGGAACGGTCACCGTCACCCTCCCGGAGCCCGAGGCCGAGACCGAGCCGGAGGCCACCGCGTGA
- a CDS encoding lipid-transfer protein, whose product MSARRADTLGGRAAVVGIGATDFSKDSGRSELALAAEAVRAALADAGLTAADVDGMVTFTMDTSPEITVAQATGIGELSFFSRVHYGGGAACATVQQAALAVASGLAEVVVCYRAFNERSGRRFGAGVQRREPSAEGVALGWALPFGLLTPASWVAMAARRYLHTYGLEPEVFGHVAVTARRHAATNPAAHFHGRPITLADHAASRWIAEPLRLLDCCQETDGGQALVVTSVERARTLRHPPAMIAAAAQGAGRAQEQMTSFYRDDLTGLPEMGVVARQLWRTSGLTPDDIDVGIVYDHFTPFVLTQLEEFGFCPPGEGAAFVASGALPLNTHGGQLGEAYLHGMNGVAEAVRQLRGTAVNQVAGARHALVTAGTGVPTSGLVLRADA is encoded by the coding sequence GTGAGCGCCCGGCGGGCCGACACCCTCGGCGGCAGGGCGGCCGTCGTAGGGATCGGCGCGACGGACTTCTCCAAGGACTCCGGGCGCAGTGAGCTGGCCCTCGCCGCCGAGGCCGTGCGGGCCGCGCTCGCCGACGCCGGTCTCACGGCCGCCGACGTCGACGGCATGGTCACCTTCACCATGGACACCAGCCCCGAGATCACCGTCGCCCAGGCGACCGGCATCGGCGAGCTGTCGTTCTTCTCCCGCGTGCACTACGGCGGCGGGGCCGCCTGCGCCACCGTGCAGCAGGCCGCGCTGGCCGTCGCGAGCGGGCTCGCGGAGGTCGTCGTCTGCTACCGCGCGTTCAACGAGCGCTCCGGCCGTCGCTTCGGCGCCGGGGTCCAGCGGCGCGAACCGTCCGCCGAGGGGGTGGCGCTCGGCTGGGCGCTGCCGTTCGGGCTGCTCACGCCCGCGTCCTGGGTGGCCATGGCGGCCCGCCGCTATCTGCACACGTACGGCCTGGAGCCCGAGGTCTTCGGGCACGTCGCCGTCACCGCCCGCCGCCACGCGGCCACCAACCCCGCCGCGCACTTCCACGGCCGGCCGATCACGCTCGCCGATCACGCCGCGTCCCGCTGGATCGCCGAACCGCTGCGCCTGCTGGACTGCTGCCAGGAGACTGACGGCGGCCAGGCGCTCGTCGTCACCTCCGTCGAGCGGGCCCGTACCCTGCGGCATCCGCCCGCCATGATCGCCGCTGCCGCGCAGGGCGCCGGCCGGGCGCAGGAGCAGATGACGAGCTTCTACCGCGACGACCTCACCGGGCTGCCCGAGATGGGCGTGGTGGCCCGGCAGCTGTGGCGCACGAGCGGGCTGACGCCGGACGACATCGACGTCGGCATCGTCTACGACCACTTCACGCCGTTCGTGCTGACACAGCTGGAGGAGTTCGGGTTCTGCCCGCCCGGCGAGGGGGCCGCCTTCGTGGCGTCCGGGGCGCTGCCGCTCAACACCCACGGCGGGCAGCTCGGCGAGGCGTACCTGCACGGCATGAACGGCGTGGCCGAGGCCGTGCGGCAACTGCGCGGCACCGCGGTCAACCAGGTCGCGGGGGCGCGGCACGCGCTCGTCACGGCGGGGACGGGCGTCCCCACGTCGGGGCTGGTGCTCCGGGCGGACGCCTAA
- a CDS encoding DUF1906 domain-containing protein has product MDRRRKIIGYLVALTAAAAQVVGGAGPASAGDRGDPRNEGAVIFRGKGIDACQAPSLNTLSAWQSSPYAAVGVYFGGRARACPNQRYLSRRWLTGAKDLGWRVLPVYVGSQSPCASAVHKRGYAISDDEPWDQGIEEGEDAVRRASAYGIGRHSPLYLDMEAYNYRNADCARVTLSFIRGWTRAVDHLGYIPGFYSSANAGVRHMDLARRDGRTSLPEVMWFARWGGSPSTAGEPNLGSRAWTPHRRIHQYAGNVTETYGGRTLTIDRNQIDAPVAIIR; this is encoded by the coding sequence ATGGACCGACGAAGAAAGATCATCGGATATCTCGTCGCCCTGACGGCGGCGGCGGCCCAGGTGGTCGGCGGGGCCGGACCGGCGTCGGCGGGCGATCGCGGCGACCCCCGGAACGAGGGGGCGGTGATCTTCCGTGGCAAGGGCATCGACGCCTGCCAGGCCCCGTCACTGAACACCCTCAGCGCCTGGCAGAGCTCCCCCTACGCGGCGGTGGGCGTCTACTTCGGGGGCCGCGCCCGCGCCTGCCCGAACCAGCGCTACCTCAGCCGGAGGTGGCTGACCGGCGCCAAGGACCTGGGCTGGCGGGTCCTGCCCGTCTACGTCGGCTCCCAGTCCCCGTGCGCCTCCGCCGTCCACAAGCGTGGCTACGCGATCAGCGACGACGAGCCCTGGGACCAGGGCATCGAGGAGGGCGAGGACGCCGTGCGCCGGGCCTCCGCCTACGGCATCGGCCGCCACAGCCCCCTCTACCTCGACATGGAGGCCTACAACTACCGCAACGCCGACTGCGCCCGGGTCACCCTGTCCTTCATCCGCGGCTGGACCCGCGCGGTCGACCACCTGGGCTACATCCCCGGCTTCTACAGCAGCGCCAACGCCGGCGTACGGCACATGGACCTCGCGCGGCGGGACGGGCGCACGTCCCTGCCGGAGGTGATGTGGTTCGCCCGCTGGGGCGGCTCCCCCTCGACCGCCGGAGAGCCGAACCTGGGATCCCGGGCCTGGACCCCGCACCGGCGCATCCACCAGTACGCGGGAAACGTCACCGAGACGTACGGCGGGCGCACGCTGACCATCGACCGGAATCAGATCGACGCACCCGTCGCCATCATCAGATGA
- a CDS encoding SigE family RNA polymerase sigma factor: MNTSVCTSASTAVYPSFSSYVRARGPVLQRTARALTSNPCDAEDLLQTALTKTYLAWERIEDHRALDGYVRRALVNTRTSQWRKRRVDEYPCEELPEREAAPQADPAEQQVLRDAMWRAVRRLPERQRAMVVLRYYEDLTEVQTAELLGVSVGTVKSAVSRALGKLREDPELSHAA, translated from the coding sequence ATGAACACGTCCGTGTGCACCAGCGCATCCACCGCCGTGTACCCGTCGTTCTCGTCGTACGTACGGGCGCGTGGACCGGTCCTCCAGCGCACCGCCCGCGCGCTCACCTCGAACCCGTGCGACGCCGAGGATCTGCTGCAGACGGCTCTCACCAAGACGTACCTGGCCTGGGAACGCATCGAGGACCACCGCGCCCTCGACGGCTACGTACGCCGGGCGCTGGTCAACACCCGCACCTCGCAGTGGCGCAAACGCCGGGTCGACGAGTACCCCTGCGAGGAGCTCCCCGAGCGTGAGGCGGCCCCCCAGGCCGACCCCGCCGAGCAGCAGGTGCTGCGCGACGCCATGTGGCGCGCGGTGCGCCGGCTCCCGGAGCGGCAGCGGGCCATGGTCGTCCTCAGGTACTACGAGGACCTCACCGAGGTGCAGACCGCCGAGCTGCTCGGCGTCTCCGTCGGCACGGTCAAGAGCGCCGTCTCGCGCGCCCTCGGCAAGCTGCGCGAGGACCCCGAACTGAGCCATGCGGCGTGA